The genomic window CAGTTGCAAAAATGATATATGGAGAAATCGCTTCAACAATCAAAAATGGCATAAAAGAGGTAactcaaaaactaaaatatgaatacaaaactTATACGACACAATAAGTAATAAACTGAGATATGAACTAGACTGATGTAGGCCCACACTCTAAATAAATACCGTATAATTTTCACTATGGGGGAAATATGAACAAACATACTTAATAGCAATTAACAATGACTTGAATATTGAATAAAGGAAGTGTTGTACGATTTGGATATGCGTGTCCCAACACCGCATGTAACCGCTTTCTATACGCTGGgtgcatatatgtatttttattgcgTCCTTGTTGGTAATAAATGTTGCATATGCCCCATTCCCTCCCTTTTCTTTCAGGTTTGTTATAAAGCTATTAAAAATATCGAGGCTGGGGAGGAGCTACTGGTTTACATGGACGGAGATTTCCCCGAGGGCAGCATGGCACCAAACCTCGGAGGTAAGATTAATGTGCATCATTAGCGAATCTTTTAAacaaactgaaggaaactgttcaGCGGCGGAGAAACCAGCTGTTTGTCAGGCCATTAATATGTATTGATTCACCATGAGAGAGGGTGGGTATAAAGGGACGTGGTGCCCCATGCTTCTCTCAGGGGAGTATTCGGGTTGCAGAGGTATAGCGAGAACGAATTGGTCAAAGTCTGCCACTTTCTTGCGGACTAATTGTGTGATAACATAATAACTGGTAACAAGCTGttttcgatttaaaaaaaaaaaaaaaaaaattctatacaacatttgttcattttgtgtttgtttgtttgttttaacgtGCAAAATCATAACTGTATCGCAGAAGCGCAGGGTCTTCTATACAACCTAATGTGGAACCATACACCTCTATATATACGCCATTAAAGATGATCGCCAAAATGTGTTtcctattttgtgtgtgtgacttTTTGGGGGGCAGAAAAATAAATGCTAGTCTTTAATATTGCCTAGAATGTAAAACTTTATAAGAACGTCAGTCAGTGCAGTATACCTTAAACATGATGCGTGTTTTGTCTTGCCAGTTGACCTGTGCTAATCCATTTACGCAGTGAACATGCGAAATGGAGAAACCTCTAGAACAGATTCAATAGATATGTCTACAACATTGCATCAGACAGCTAAGCCTTCTATCAGGCTCACTTAAACTGGGAAGGGTTGTAAGCTAATAAAGAAGCTGCCTGCTTATCAATTTGTGTCCTTCCACTGTACTGCATGTGTGTGGCACTTAGTTTATCACAGCTGTAGTTAACCGCTAATGAAGATGAATCCAATAACGCCATTGTAAATAGTTTATGAtgtattaaaatagtgtttttattaatgccTGCGATATGGACCTTTTTTTATTAGGTTTAGCGGCTACATAAATGATAAATTTTAATTATCTTGTTTTATCTTGTGCTTGCGATGTGTTATTTTAACGCGTATCTACTCAAAGACCAatatagtttaattaaaataataattgtaataataataataacaaagcctAATTCAAATTCTATTTTAATAGGATGTTGTGTAAGAGAGAATTGTGTTATGTTACATAATGAAATGTGTACCATTGGAAAACATAACAGTGAGATTAAAACGGACTGTTCATCTTGTGAGTTTGGGTTGGGGAGAGGAACCTGACCCCCAAACCCAGACAGTTTCACACAGTTTTTGCTTCTGTGCTGAAAAGCCAGATGCTGTCTACAAGAGcccttttggttttatttcagctaaaaaaaaacctggtagCCTTTTGCATTTCACAGGCAATAGAAATTATCGAGACAGCACAAAGGGTTTGGTAAGGCGCAGACCTTTTCCAATACAGCAGTGTTTGCCCTGAAAGAGAGGTATCTTCAGATCTCTGATCCAAATGCCAGAGCGGAGCGCTGCCCCTCCTTATCGGAGATGCGATTTTGAGTTCTGCTCTGGGATGTCTCCCGAGGTTTCGCTCAGGTCTTTGGAGATTAGTCAGTAAACGGCACATAATTGTGTTCCTCTTGCTTTTCTGAAAGCTATTAAGCTCCAATTTAGTGTTTTCTCTTACATTCCTTCTTTGTCCTGAGTGTTACTGATGGAACAAGAGATAACTTGGCACAATcaagttgttggtttttttttgttgatttttttgggGCAGTATTTTTCTTGACTTGAAAGCAGGGACATCCAGTATTAAAACTACTGTTTTAAAAACTCTCCAAAAACTTTGAATTAAATTCCTCCTTCAAGGTCCTTATTAGTGAACACTGCAGGTGAATACAGTCActggcatgtcatatgcagttGGTTTTGagggctgggggtgggggggggcgtCTTTTGTTCCTTCACAGCATTGACAGAGGCGGGGGGGCTAGCACTGTGACTGGAAGATGGGGGACCAGTGAAGTTTGAGTCTCTTATTGTACTGATGTCTTACCAGCTGTGCACACTTATCTTACAGAGAAACAACTTGAGAGGTCACTAATAGACCTCTAATTAGTTGTGTGGTTCTTATTTTTGAAAAAGTTAATTCCAGATTGCAGTAATCTATTAAAATAAGGCCCAGTGTCCTAAATTAAGTCAAAACATTAATGCCAAtacaaattcactttttttttctttaacaaaagcCGCCCTTAAAAGACTCTCTTTAGGCGTCCCAGTTCAGAGAGTTTGATAATACTGTGCTTTAATGTTAAACAAGTGGCACAAATACATGCCAGGGGTATTGTGAGTTACAGGTTTTCTTGTTTGTTCACAGTCGTCAGGACTTCTGTTGGTTTGAAGGTTAGCGAGGGAGGCAGGGTTAGTGTGCCCAGCCCTTCAGAGAAGTCATTCTTCTGGAAAATGTACAACTCCACACGGACTGTGGAACTTGGCACTCTTGTCAGGATGCTGCCTTGTAAACTTAATAATAGCTACCCTCGTTTTAATTCATTTGACCTTGACAACAATAATATATGATGTATATTAGAGGaacttgtttgttcttttttttctaattttttttgttctaatttttttttacgtctaattaattttaaaatatgtagaaCCTGTAAACAACTAAAGTGATGTTTAGGGTTAAAAATGCTGTTAACGTGGTAATTTCAGAGCTGCGTTTTAAATCGTTGTACAAAACTGGGTAgtgaaaattaatttatattatttatttatttttaggaaaaCCGTTTAGTTCAACATTGCTCATTTGCTATAATGTCCagtttgtgttttgaatattgtTGTTCAATgccttttggattttttttttttttctttttgaaatggtcttataaaaacatattaagatattattattgttgttattattatatcgtttttacaaatgtacaacttggttaaacaaatatttaaatgttttttttttttttttattatttgtcttgCTTACCTCAccgtgtaaaacatttttaaaaaaaagatagatgAGTAAACAagttaattatgttttaattaacataacaaacatatttatttagtcTAATATTCAACTGGGAGTTTGGTTAGTTTTAATGTTTCCATTCTAAGGATCTTACATTtcatttaggaaattaaattaCAAACTCTTTGTTTACTTGGAAAAGACTAAGAACAAGAGTAAAATAAATAGCCACTGTATAAACATTACAGCTGAAAACTATATGACCAGAATATCTTTAGCCACTGCATGTGTAATTGTACAATGTTTCCTATCTaggtatctattttataatgcataatgtatttttttttttcaaagctttgACAGGGTAGCTtcacaaactgttttcaaatttcaaaaaaataaactgaaaaaaaaaaaactgggatgAAGGGGGATACATTTGACAACGGGTTAAACGTTTAGCAGGGGGGAATTCTAAACATTAAACACTGGAGACCGTTTAAGCGTTTCTAACCGTCGTAGTTGATTTCCTTGTTCCCTGTGAAGACGAGCAGATGTACCGGTGTGACGACTGTGAGGAGCTGCTCCCGTCGAAACTGGACCTGCACCGACACCAGAAGTACTCCTGCAGCAACAGCACCTCCCTCTTCAACGCTCTGAACCAGGACTTCaagcaggagagggaggaggaggaggaagagaggaggaggatgaggaagaggaggagcctgTTCACGAGTGCAAGGACTGCGAGAGGATGTTTCCCAACGAATACAGGTGATTTGAGACGAATAAAGGATCAAGGGTCAGCGAGATGGGACCCGTGCCTCCAGGTGACGGacaaaaaaatgaactgtttcaAGTTAAATGGAAGAAATTCATGTCTATTGCCACGTTCTTATTTTGAACCCTATCTAGCCCCACTTGTGCAGTTTCGCTACCATTGAGTGCCACTGTCCTCATTCAAGGTCGGGctactttataattttttttctaactggcatctacctgttttcattttctctttaactatgttgttatgataacttactcacattttgttaaccgcaaaagttaagtctaaatgtaactgttaattctgcaaatacagcccttcagatgcttttatgacgcTTTGGTTTTTCTACCAGCAGTGGTGATAACGCTGCATTTTCTATGTGTAACAGCTGCAATACATATATCGTTACTTCtgacaatatcttttttttttttttccagcgcaTTTCATCGCTGTTGATAAAACTGTTAATctgggttgtttatttttatttcttttttgtttccagtcTTGAACAGCATATGATTGtgcacacagaggagagagagtatAAATGTGACCAGTGCCCCAAAGCGTTCAACTGGAAATCCAACCTAATTCGCCATCAGATGTCACATGACAGCGGCAAGCGGTTTGAGTGTGAAAACTGTGATAAGGTAAGAACAGGAAATAGACTGCAGCCTGctagcacagtgcagtgtgtgggtaGCCAGCCAAGCCTGTGTTTACTGTGTGAAATACTGTTTTAATGCAAATGTGTGAGTCATGTGCCTTTCTTAATTAACACATGGTAAGAATGCCCATCACATCTGATGTGCCTGGGTGCTAAAGTGAGTGATATAAAACTTGTTATATgtagtgtgtatatgtgtgtgtgtgtgtgtgtgtgtgtgtatgtgtatatatatatatctgaaaaaaaTTGGAACTGAAATTGGCACTGTCATTTGTTACCCTCGCcgttttttaaatactaaaagaaacataataaattcagtAACAAATGTTTCAAGTCTTTTTCTAGTCAAAACGTCTGTCGAAGAATTTCTTTGAGCATTTCTAAAAGTAGTCCTGTTGAGTGAGTGTTTGGTAATTATGGATGGATGGGCTTTTATacaacctattattattattattgttattattgttatttttcatgCAAACCTGGTGTAGTATTTGATGTTGTGGATTCATTACAGACATGCCCGCAGCGCTGTTTGGAAAGCTCTCTTTCGTGCTAAGTGGTGCTGACCGGTTCTGTGTTTCTGTCGCCTCTCTTTGTCCCCTGTCCCAGGTGTTCACAGACCCCAGTAACTTGCAACGGCACATCCGCTCGCAGCACGTCGGCGCCCGTGCCCACACTTGTCCAGACTGTGGCAAGACCTTCGCCACCTCCTCTGGGCTCAAGCAACACAAGCACATTCACAGCAGTGTCAAGCCTTTCATCTGTAAGTTGTCAGAGCTGTCTTGTCTAACCCTCGGATATAATTACGTGTGTCCAAAGGCCTCCCGCCTCACACCATCCCGAACAAGTGACAGCTGTAATTTTATAGGTCAGAGCACTAAATGAAATTCTAGAGCaattttgcttttgctttttttctttttgtttctttttttttttatttatttattttttttttttttttaacttcggCAGTTTTAGACTTTTCTTGACAAGTGAAAGTCTCTCCCAGCTCTCCCATTGACAGAAGCTGATGTTTGCCATTAAAAACTCTTATCtatcttctttttattttataaacttcaaAAATGATTTGCCAGTCACGCTTAACCCTTTAGACTTGACTGGCATTTTAAATGATATGTTTTTGCTTGCTGCCTGTTAGAACCTCTTTCAATGTGACAGTTGTTTCCAAACACAGTATTGGGTTATATGTTCTGAGTTAAGAGACATGAAATCCAATCACTGTAGTTTCCCTTCCTGATTGATGGAAATGGCAGCACTTACTTCATGGAATCAGGTAATCTAAGCATCATGGTTATAATGGACTGAGGGTTGAACAACACAACTCTCAATCCTGCATTCCCCCCTCAGCAAGTAGCAATTACACACTTGTATCGCCTTGGCTTTCATTAAAGATCATACTGGATTCCTATTTCTGGTTAGCTGCCTTTCTATTCAGAGCAGTATATTCCATTTCTGTAGATGCTGTATGTGGgcaaatacagaaaaacacatgAGATTCACTGGTTGGTTTCAACAAAGCAGCTCAGTTATCCCTGTACAAGACCCCcagaaatatgtatgtatgtatgtgtttgtttttttttacccatatGTGAATTACATTAACCAATACCTTTTGAATCTGTGTTCTCCCAGGTGAAGTCTGTCATAAATCCTACACCCAGTTTTCCAACCTCTGTCGCCACAAGCGGATGCACGCAGACTGCCGTACCCAGATCAAGTGCAAGGACTGTGGGCAAATGTTCAGCACTACCTCCTCCCTCAACAAGCACCGCCGCTTTTGTGAGGGAAAGAACCATTACAACCCAGGGGGAATGTTCAACTCTGGCCTGCCCATGACCTCCAGCCCCCTCATGGGCAAATCGAAACCCCAACACAGCCTCAACCACCTCGGTTTTAGCGATTACTTCCCCTCCCGGTCACACCACCCTGGGCTTCCCTTCTCACCCACTCCTCCTGCCTTCCACACTCTCCCGCCTGGCTTTCCTGGAATCTTCCCACCGTCGTTATACCCTAGACCACCTTTGTTGCCCCCAAGCTCGTTGCTGAAGAGCCCCCTTAATCACAGCCAGGAGGCCAAGCATCCCAGGAGCCCCCTGTCGGTGGTGTCCCCTGTCAATAACAATGGGAGCAGCAGCTACAATAACTTCCTGGAGGCTAAAGCCGAAACGAAATTGGAAATGCGCTCTGCAGAGAAGTGCAAAGTGAAGATCAGCAACCTTTCGGACGGAAGTGACCTGGAGGATGTCAACACCACCAGCGGAACAGACTTGGACACCACAACGGGGACAGTCTCAGGGTCTGATCTGGACAGTGACGCGGAGAGCGACCGCGACAAGGGCAGGCGCAAGATGCCGTCAGGAACAAAGCAGGACGAAGTCAGCAGCagctccatctccatctccagcTCTGGTAACGTCCCTAGCGAGCGTCCCTTCCTCTCCCAGCACTCCTTCTTTCCTCCGCCGGATGAGCAGGCCCTTCCGGCCTCGGGGTCCACCAACGACTCCATCAAAGCCATCGCCTCCATCGCAGAGAAGTATTTTGGCCCCGGCTTCATGGGCATACAGGAGAAGAAGATGACCTCCCTCCCTTATCATTCCATGTTCCCCTTCCAGTTTCTGCCCAACTTCCCACATTCCTTGTACCCTTTCACGGACCGGGCCCTCAACCCAGGGATGTTCCTGAAAGATGAGCCCAGGTCTCCCAGAGAGCATCTACAGAAGGTGGGCTCCCAGGGTTCCGAGTCCCCCTTTGACCTCACCACCAAGCCCAAGGAGGTCAAACAGCCCCTACCGCCCAGCAAGCCGGCCCTCCCTGCGAGCGCTCCCCTCCTGCCGGGAGAAGAGCAGCCCCTAGACCTCAGCATTGGCACTCGCAGGCGGGCTGCCCACAATGGCAGCACCACAGAATCTCGGAAGAATCACGTTTACGGGAGCAGGAGAGGGCCTCCTAAAGAAGATCAGCTCAAGCATCCTCAGCCTCAGCATCAGTCTCTgcaccaccaccagcagcagcagcagcagcaccaccaccaGCACCACCAGCCAGTGcatcagcagcaacagcagccttcCCTGCACTACGCAAAGCCCTCGCCCTTCTTCATGGACCCAATCTACAGGTATTCACGCACAGATAGACCCCGACAGACCCATTCCAGCCATGCAAAGCCATTTTACAGTGTGGTAAATGAGCTGAAGTATAAAGCAAAGGCCAGGATCCTTATCTAACCGGTAGTAAGGAGAAGGCAATCTTTTCCAATATAGTTTAAATTATGTAGTGCTTATCAGATATGCACAGAGCAGGGTTGGCTTTTTTCCCTGAAAGGGGGTTGCATGGGGTTGTAGGTTACCACTTTGCAGATAACCAAAAATGGAATGTGCTTGTCATGGTTGGGTGCAGGAAAGTACCTGGCAGTTGCCCAGGCTTTATTGCTTGCAAAGTGGTTTATAATTGTTGACCTTCGTATGTAACCCTTTCTGCTCTGGTCCAGCAGGGTGGAGAAAAGGAAGCTCATGGACCCAGTAGGAGCCCTGAAAGAGAAGTACTTGAGGCCGTCCCCGCTGCTGTTCCACCCACAGGTAACCCACACCTCCACGGTGCACTAACAGATTGAGAAGCTTTATTTTGGAATAGGATGGAATACTGGGCAGCCCCGTCAATATCTGGGACTGAATGATACATGAACAGCATGAAGAACTCCCTGTTCTCGAGCGCAAGGATGCAGCCGTTTGCTATTGAAACTCCTTCAATTCATTTCAAATTCTGCAGTCTCACACAAACTGTACtgggctggcttcacagaccctgattaccATTAATCTTGTACTGCCTAATGTTTGCTGATCGGAGTTTTAAACCCTCATTTGCCTCTAAATACAGTACGTTCATTTCAATGCAAAAAACTAATTGGCTTTCAGCTTGCTTACTGCTTATGAGCGCAATGCACACCCATTCAAACACATTTGAACATGCCCCCCGTGCAATATTCCTTTACATGTCTCCACGGTTCACTCTGCAGCTACTGCGTTCTGCAGTCTGTGCCTAGTGGAAAGCATTGTTTACAGTCTGGTTCACCATCCCCACCTCGAATAATAACAATCGCCGCTGGAATGGTGGTAGCTATCCCACGGCCGGTTTCATAGCTAAACTTAGTTCTGTCATTGTTTCACTGTGAGCAAGAGTATGCGGTTAACAGCTTCCCCTGATTTTTCTGCCCTGGTGAGCTAGATAATGTCGGCGTGTCGATCAGGGACATCCTGTGTTTGTGTCCAGTAGAATAGAGCTGCTTGGCGGGGAACACGTTTATCAGACGTGAGGATCTGACCCTCCATCAATGGTGAGAAATCCTTAGCCCCCAGGCGGAGTGGCACGGGAACAGCTGGTATCCATTAACTGCTCCACTGTAAATCCTTTTACAGCTAGTGCACAAAAAAACCCATTCCTCACTGTAGATATCTGTTCTGTGTAATACACTGTAAACGGATAGGATGGTTCAGTCGCTTTTACCAGACCACATGTAAATTCTACACTGTAGATAAGGAGCATACAAGGGCCTGGCGGTCACAGAGAACACTTCATTCAGTGTGACTTCATTGCAGTTGTGGAGGCATTACACTGGTTAAAAAGGCTTTTCTCATGAGTTGCAATGCATCTTACTGAAAGACGCTGTAATGTTCTTTTTTCGCACAaacgtgtttgtgtttgtgtgagtcaCAAACAGGGTGGGAAGCTGAGCTATATTTGACTGTAATAATGCGCATAGAAATCCTTTTGTATGCCGTTTTAAATGAG from Polyodon spathula isolate WHYD16114869_AA chromosome 16, ASM1765450v1, whole genome shotgun sequence includes these protein-coding regions:
- the LOC121328807 gene encoding LOW QUALITY PROTEIN: histone-lysine N-methyltransferase PRDM16-like (The sequence of the model RefSeq protein was modified relative to this genomic sequence to represent the inferred CDS: inserted 1 base in 1 codon; deleted 2 bases in 1 codon), coding for MRCKARARKLAKSDSEAVDNMYETDPDLPAGESAEEETEDGIMSPIPVGPPSPLPNSEDFTPKEGSPYEAPVYITDDIPIPADLELRESSIPGAGLGIWVKNRIELGERFGPYTGMQNTTVKDPSFGWEEMLNNHDMATQDGCIKKIAGDLGNMKFCVDANQAGTGSWLKYVRVARTFEEQNLTLCHIADDQVCYKAIKNIEAGEELLVYMDGDFPEGSMAPNLGDEQMYRCDDCEELLPSKLDLHRHQKYSCSNSTSLFNALNQDFKQEXGGGGGREEEDEEEEEPVHECKDCERMFPNEYSLEQHMIVHTEEREYKCDQCPKAFNWKSNLIRHQMSHDSGKRFECENCDKVFTDPSNLQRHIRSQHVGARAHTCPDCGKTFATSSGLKQHKHIHSSVKPFICEVCHKSYTQFSNLCRHKRMHADCRTQIKCKDCGQMFSTTSSLNKHRRFCEGKNHYNPGGMFNSGLPMTSSPLMGKSKPQHSLNHLGFSDYFPSRSHHPGLPFSPTPPAFHTLPPGFPGIFPPSLYPRPPLLPPSSLLKSPLNHSQEAKHPRSPLSVVSPVNNNGSSSYNNFLEAKAETKLEMRSAEKCKVKISNLSDGSDLEDVNTTSGTDLDTTTGTVSGSDLDSDAESDRDKGRRKMPSGTKQDEVSSSSISISSSGNVPSERPFLSQHSFFPPPDEQALPASGSTNDSIKAIASIAEKYFGPGFMGIQEKKMTSLPYHSMFPFQFLPNFPHSLYPFTDRALNPGMFLKDEPRSPREHLQKVGSQGSESPFDLTTKPKEVKQPLPPSKPALPASAPLLPGEEQPLDLSIGTRRRAAHNGSTTESRKNHVYGSRRGPPKEDQLKHPQPQHQSLHHHQQQQQQHHHQHHQPVHQQQQQPSLHYAKPSPFFMDPIYSRVEKRKLMDPVGALKEKYLRPSPLLFHPQMSAIENMTEKLESFGALKLDPSNSLQHSSHHLFNFRSPPPTLSDAILRKGKERYTCRYCGKIFPRSANLTRHLRTHTGEQPYRCKYCDRSFSISSNLQRHVRNIHNKEKPFKCHLCNRCFGQQTNLDRHLKKHEHENIPVSQHSGILSNLGTSISSPNSEPDNHALLDEKEDSYFSEIRNFIANSELNQASSSTDKRPDDSQGHVLSNPKRSEGEEEEEEEEADEEDGSLTEKSQDEVVSPPMVPQGSYEDEEEFLYEEPSSLMMSYEHTRRCIDEDEASLLELEQIPAFGKGLDLRKATEEPFEVKDMFNSSLESETLKETLYRQAKTQAYAMMLSLSENNPLHTSSQNSLDAWLNRGGGASEPGNFHPLNHI